A window of Pseudomonas putida genomic DNA:
TCAGCGTTGCCTTGCCGGCGTGCTGGGTCACTTGCCAGACCAATTGCTCCGGTGCCAGCAAGGCATTGCCGGGCAAGTTGGCCGGGCGGAAGAAAATCTTGATGCGTTGGCGCACTGCCAACTGCAGGGTATTGGCCTGGGTACTGGCTTGCGGAATTTCCTGCACATTCAGCCAGACCACCGATTCGCGGTCGGTCGGCAGGCCCTGGCCCTCATAGAGAATGCGCAGCAGTTGTTCCTGCTTGGGCATCACTCGGGCCAAGGGAGGGGTAATGGCAAACGGCGCCTGCGCGCTGTCGCCGGCATCCACCCAGGACTGCACCAGGACTTCCTGGTTGCCATTGCGCACGATGACATTGGCTTCCTTGTGAGCACCGTCGAACACGACGCGCGTAGCGCTCAGGGAAATGCTGGCGGTTGCCTGGGCAGCGACGAGCATGCCCAGCAACCCGAAAACGGGATACAGAGAACGACGCAACATGGTTGGGGTACCTTGCGGGACGAAGAAGTGGCGAGGCTGTTCAGCCTCGCGCAGGGGAACAGCGGCGAATCGATTATTCGTACTGCAGGATGAACGGCAGGGTGGCGTCACCACGACCGGCGGTGGCAGTGCCGGCGGTGCCGGTGGTCACGTAGGCTGCGGAGAAGCTCAGGGTGGCATCGCCGCCGGCAGCGCCAGCGCCGTGTACTTCGCTCTGGATCTTGGCGGTGGCGGGCGAGCTCAGGTCGATCAGGTTGCCGTTCGGGTCAAGCAGGGCGATGCCGACGTTGGCAGCAGTGCCGGTGCCTTTGGTCAGGGCCAGGACCTTCTTGCCGGTGACCAGGCCCGAGCCGCCGCTGTTGGCGTCGAAGACCATCGCCACCTTGGTGCCGACGTTGCAGTTGACGTTGAGGTTGAAGTCCTTGCCGGATACGCGGCCTGCGCTCGGGTTCTCGGCGGTGCCCATGTCCTTGATCGAGACGCTGCCCATGTCCACGGCGATTACGCGGTCGGCATTGGCGCCGTCGACCGAACAGGCGTCATTGTTGATCACGCCGGTGAAGGAAATCTTGCCGCTGCCACCTTTCACTGGCCCGGAAGGTTCGGCAGCCAGTACACCGGCTGAAGCGGTGATGAGCGAGAGGGTCAGTGCGGCCAGGGAGAATTTATTCATATTAATGTCCACATGAAAGTGAGTAAGTGCTGCAACTAAGTGCACGCTCACAATAAGTCAGGTGGTTTCCCTGGCCCATCAGACGAATCTTAATGGTTGGCCTACGACGCTTAGTTAATTGAAGATATGCCTCGCCAAGCAATAGGCCAATAACTCCTGATCGCTGTTTACTTCAAGTTTACGCATGGCGGAAACTTTCTGTGCACTGATGGTCTTGGTACTTCGGTGTTGGCTGCGGGCAATCTCGCTGACACTTTGGCCGGCCACGAACAGGCGCAGTATTTCGAATTCCTTGGGCGACAGGTTTTCTACCCGTTGGTCGATGGCGGTATTACAGGCTATCACCGAATGCCTTGCCGGTTCCGGCGCCCGGTAGGTGCGGTTGCGAGCCACCGCGTTCAGGGCCTTCTCGATTTCACCGTGCAGTTGGCTCTTCTGGATGACACCGTCCACGCCCAGCTCCTGCAGCCGCGTGAATATCAGTGGGTTGGAAATCATGGTCAGCACGAGAATGCGAACAGCGGGATAGTGGCGCTTGAGATACTCGATCAGTTTCAACCCGTCACCGTAGG
This region includes:
- a CDS encoding molecular chaperone, coding for MLRRSLYPVFGLLGMLVAAQATASISLSATRVVFDGAHKEANVIVRNGNQEVLVQSWVDAGDSAQAPFAITPPLARVMPKQEQLLRILYEGQGLPTDRESVVWLNVQEIPQASTQANTLQLAVRQRIKIFFRPANLPGNALLAPEQLVWQVTQHAGKATLTVNNPSLYHVSMADIEVKRGKQAVFSADSSMIAPGEQKTFSSALSQVDGPLTLTFKSINDYGAQHGYSVLLSPAQPGSAKPAEPAISL
- a CDS encoding fimbrial protein gives rise to the protein MNKFSLAALTLSLITASAGVLAAEPSGPVKGGSGKISFTGVINNDACSVDGANADRVIAVDMGSVSIKDMGTAENPSAGRVSGKDFNLNVNCNVGTKVAMVFDANSGGSGLVTGKKVLALTKGTGTAANVGIALLDPNGNLIDLSSPATAKIQSEVHGAGAAGGDATLSFSAAYVTTGTAGTATAGRGDATLPFILQYE
- a CDS encoding response regulator — protein: MEKLKVIIADDHPIVLLGVRELVERDPRFCVVGEAVCSQGLIELLERQPVDMVISDYNMPADSPYGDGLKLIEYLKRHYPAVRILVLTMISNPLIFTRLQELGVDGVIQKSQLHGEIEKALNAVARNRTYRAPEPARHSVIACNTAIDQRVENLSPKEFEILRLFVAGQSVSEIARSQHRSTKTISAQKVSAMRKLEVNSDQELLAYCLARHIFN